The Spiroplasma apis B31 genomic sequence TGTTAGGAAAACATCTACTCTTTTCTTTAAATAGAATGAACTGAAACGCTATTGCTACATTAGCTGGTAATTTCCAAGATAACGAGGATGAGATCAAGGGTAAAATTCAACTAGGAACTGCTTGATGATTTGCAGATACTTTCAGTGGTAATAAAGAACAAATTATAACTTTCGCAGAGTTGCAAAGTTTAGGAGTTAATGTTGGTATGTTAACTGACTCAAGAGCTTACTCTTCTTTTGCTAGACATGATTACTATAGAAGATTATTATGTGATATTGTTGGAGAATGAGCTGAAAAAGGTATGTGTGTTAATGATTGAGATATTTTAGTTAAACTTTTAAAAAATATATCTTTTAAAAATGCGCAAGCTTATTTTGGTTACTAATATGCAAAAAATGGAGATTGTATGTCTAACATTAAAAGATGCTCTTAACATTCAACAATCTGATGCTGAAAGAATAATTTTAGTAGGTGATATTAAAGAGGGTGGCTTGACACCCGAATATAACTTTATCAAAGAAGTTTCAAGAACTATCAAAAAAGAAGTTAGAGTTTTAATTAGAAGAAATAAAATCGACTTCAAGGCCACTAATATTGAATTTGAATTAATGAAGAAGGACGTCGAGTTTTGTAAAAAGAATAATATTAAAACGATAGTATTCTCTGTGATGAATGAAAATAATTGTATTGATTGAAATCGTAATCTCGAGTTATTAGAAATAGCTAAACCAATGCAAGTAATTTTTGGTAAAGGTATAGATTATTCAACCAAAGTCTTGGAAGATTTAAAAAAAGTAGAGAAGATTGGTTTTAAAGGTGTTTTAATGCAAGGTGGCTTAAAAGGTTTTACTAACTATTTAGATGCATTAAAACAAGTGGGTTCATCTATAAATTCTCATGCTAACTTTGAATTAATATTAGCAGGTGGAATTGGTATTGAAAATATAAAAGATGCTAAATCTTTAGGTTTTAATTGATTCCATATTGGAAATCTAGTTAGAGAAAATAATTCTTATGAAAACGATATTGATATTAATAAAATAAATTTATTGAAACAAAAAATAGATAGAGAGAGTGAAAATAATGAAACTGTCATTTAGATGATATGGTCCTAAAAAAGACCCTATAAAAATAGAATATATTAGACAAATACCTAATGTTGCTTCTGTTGTAACTCAATTATATGAATACGTTCCAGGAGAAGCTTGGGATTTAGAAAACATACTAAAAATGAAAAAACTTATTGAAGATAATGGTTTAAAAATGGAAGTAATTGAATCAGTTCCTGTCCACGAAGATATAAAATTAGGAAGACCAACAAGAGATAAGTATATAAAAAATTATTGTATAACTTTGGAAAATTTAGCAAAAGCAGGGGTTAAAGTAGTTTGTTATAACTTTATGCCTGCATTCGATTGAGTAAGAACTGAATTGTATAAAGAAATGGAAGACGGCTCATTTTGTGAAGCATACGACCAATCTATAATTGATAAATTAGATGCTGAAGCTGCTATAAAAAAATTCAAAGAGCTTCCAGCTTGAACTTTAAGTTTTCCAGATGAAGAAATTGCTGAAGTAATAGATACATATAAAAATATGAGTAACGAAACATTATGAGAGAACATTGCTTACTTTATTAATGGGGTAATTCCTACTTGTGATGAGTTTGGCATAAAAATGGCGATTCATCCAGATGATCCTGCCTGACCAATATTTGGAATTCCTAGATTAATGATAAACGAAGATAATATTGAAAGATTTATTAATATTAATTCTTCAATTAATCATGGTTTAACATTATGCGTAGGTTCACTGTCGACAAACCTAGAAAATGATATGGTTAGAATAATTAATAGGTTTCACAAAAGAATTCATTTTACACATATTAGAAATATAAGATACGACACTGGTCATAGCTTTCATGAAATAGCTCATGCAGACGCAAATGGTGTTTTGGACTTGAAAAAAATAGTAGAAGCATATTATTTAAACGGCTATGAGGGGTATGCTAGACCAGACCACGGTAGAATGATTTGAGGAGAAGAACAAAAACCAAATAATCCAGGATACGGTTTATATGATCGTGCATTGGGGCTAAGTTATATAAACGGTCTATGAGATGCTTTCAAAACAAATAAATAAATATTTTTAAACTCTTGATAATAACTATAATTCTCTGAGTAAACATTATGTCAAAAAAACATAAAATTATACAAAGAGAATTTTTTTTATGGCAAATTTAATGAAAAGCAAATCAAACACTCCAAATTATGACATTGAAATAATTTAATGATCAAGTATTTTGTTCAAATTTATCTTATAAAGATAAGTTAAAAAGATTCATTATTTCATATTCAACAATTAGAAGAATGTGTGTGGTTTAAGAATTTTTTGGGATGATTAACTTACTTCAAAAACAAGAAAACATAATAAGTACAATGGAAAAATTACAAATAATTTAAAAGGTTCAAAAAAATAAAATAATTGCAAAACTTAACAAAAAAAATTAAGTTAATTTAAAAAGAGAATAAATTTTTTAAAAAGTTCAATGAACTAATGGATGCTTCAAAAAAATACAAGACTATAAATGAATATATTAACAAATACAGCGCTCTTTCTTTATGCAAATTATTCGATATCACAAGATCGGGTTATTATTGTTGATGTAGTAAAAATAAACTAGTTTATAAAACAAAAATAGATATGAACCTAGCATATAAAATAAAAAAATATTTTCGTATTTAAAAAAATGAACTTTGAGTTACAGATATTACATATGTATATTCCATCAAAAAAATGTATATTTAATTGTTTTGAAAGACGAAAACACTGGATTTATATTAGGTCATAAGGTATTTTTAAAAAATGATATAGATATAAACAGAAAACATTTGAGAAAGCTCGTTTCATAGACACGATCTATCTAAAAAACTTATTATCCATTCTGATAACGGAAATCAATATACATCTATATTTGCAAAGCGTTATGCTAAAAAAATAATATTATAAAATCATTATCTATACCATGTAATTCTATTGATAATGGAATGTGTGAAACCTTTTTATCATTGAAAGAAGAGTAAAAAAAACTAAAGCAAAACGAGTTTTTCAAAATTAAAATAGCAATTAACAATTATATAGAGTTTTACAATTATGAAAGGATAATGGTCAAACTCAAGAGCCCTCCAGCATATGCTTATTTAGATTTCAATTTATGAAAAAAAAATTCAAACTTTGTTGAAGTATCTTTATAAAAAACATTTTGTATACTCGACAAAATATATTTATAATTATTTTAGAGAGCGAAGTTATAAAATGAATAAATTGAATTTTAAATTGTTTAGTTTTAACTATAAAAATGTTATAAAAAACAAAATGCTATTATCAATTACAATAACTTTTTTGATAATATCTACTTTGTTAGAGATAGCTTCATTTTATAATTATTATTTTAGTTCAAATATTTATATAGACAATATGAATGATCTTTTTAACAAAATATTCTTTTTTAAAAAAATATTTGACATGCTAATGCTTTCAATAATTGTTATTTATTTAACAACAATATGTTTTTATATCGATAAAAAACAAGGCAGATTAAATCTTGAATTAAAAGGTGGGATAAGCTTATTTCAAACATATCTTCAAAGAATAGTTATAATAACATCATTTATATTAACTATAATATTATTTTTACTAGCAATGCAATCGCTATTCACATTAACAATTAATGATTATTTTGTAGAAACGAGACATAAAGTTATTAACTTTATGTATTTTTACTTTCTTTTAGCAATAATGATATTTTCAATAACATTCTTTTTTATTATGATATTTAATTCAAAAGTTGTCTTAACTGTTGTTAGTATTATTTCTTGTTTGATTTCATTATCTAGTACACTTAGCTCTTTTAGATATAATGACTGTATAAATTTATATAGATATGGGTCATACACAACAACATTTCAAAAATGAACGTCTTTTAATAATGAATTAAAATCAGACAAAACTTTTTTTGATTTTTTACCAAACTTTGAAAAAATATATGAAAATAGAGGTAGTTTCGACAAGTATCAATGAGCTTATGGAAATTATTGATATGTTATGAACAATTTAACTTCTGATGATAAAAAGCTCTATGGTGATAACTTTATAAATTTTATTAAAGATATGGATAAGTTATTTAATGATAATTATCATTTATTTAATAATCCAGATTCAACTGGTTTTAAATTAGAAGATAGTTTTGTATACAATTATAGAAAAAACTATGCTAGTTATAAAACATTAAATCAAAACTTAATATACAACATTATTAATAAAATTATAGGATTATCAAAAAATGAACAATATTCTAATTTTTTGAATATATTAAAAGATTACTCTAACTACTTTTTAGAATACTTAGAAAAATCACCATTGTCCATTGCATACCTTAATCAATCATTTATTTCTAGATCTGTACTTGATGGTTATTTTGATGAAACTTTTAAAAATTACAAAACAAGTGATCAATATGATTTTTACTATTTCTTGTCTTCGATAGCATATGATATTTTTAATTGACAAGATAACATTAGACAGAAGTATGAAAAAAACATAAAAATTGATTTATCGCCAGAACAAAGTTTGGTTGATGGTTTAAAAAGGAATGCAAATAGCAATCCTTTTAATCAATTAGCACAATTACAGTTTGGTAATTACTTTTCAAAAAACAGTTTATATTATTACAATAGTTTGTCGGGAGGAGTATTTTATAATACTTTTGAATCACCAACTATTCCTTTAGAGTTCAAATATTTTAAAAATAGGGATGAAAATGACCATCCAATTAAATTAGATGATCTTGAAGAAGTAAATGTAAGCTTTTCAAGTTATTTTGCCTTATATTTTTCTTACTTATCTATTTTTATTTTAATTGGAGGTCTATCTTACTTAAGATATAGAAAAGTAGCACTTGATTAATAATAGGGTAGTAAAAAATCTAAAAATATGATAATAATATCTATTTTTGAAAATAATTTATAACTCGATACGTCACAAAATAAAATTAGCCAATAAATTATTTTTATACATATTCTGTCAAGTATAAAATATGTTTTTTTAAAAAATAATAATAAACTTAAGTGTATACATGAGACAAAAAAGTAATGTTTTACAATAAATATTTGAAAAAGTTTAAAAATTGATTTACATAAGCTAGGGACAGATGTTTACTATTTATACCTCGTTATTGCGATAAAAAATGTTAAATTGATTGGATAATTTTCTTATAACTGATTTGATAATAATTTGATAGCGTATAATATTTCTTTAAGCAAAAAACTTATAATTAATATGAAAATATTATAGATGTTATTATATTAATTAAATATTTACGAAGCTGACTT encodes the following:
- a CDS encoding copper homeostasis protein CutC, coding for MQKMEIVCLTLKDALNIQQSDAERIILVGDIKEGGLTPEYNFIKEVSRTIKKEVRVLIRRNKIDFKATNIEFELMKKDVEFCKKNNIKTIVFSVMNENNCIDWNRNLELLEIAKPMQVIFGKGIDYSTKVLEDLKKVEKIGFKGVLMQGGLKGFTNYLDALKQVGSSINSHANFELILAGGIGIENIKDAKSLGFNWFHIGNLVRENNSYENDIDINKINLLKQKIDRESENNETVI
- a CDS encoding IS3 family transposase, with protein sequence MAINNYIEFYNYERIMVKLKSPPAYAYLDFNLWKKNSNFVEVSL
- the uxuA gene encoding mannonate dehydratase, with product MKLSFRWYGPKKDPIKIEYIRQIPNVASVVTQLYEYVPGEAWDLENILKMKKLIEDNGLKMEVIESVPVHEDIKLGRPTRDKYIKNYCITLENLAKAGVKVVCYNFMPAFDWVRTELYKEMEDGSFCEAYDQSIIDKLDAEAAIKKFKELPAWTLSFPDEEIAEVIDTYKNMSNETLWENIAYFINGVIPTCDEFGIKMAIHPDDPAWPIFGIPRLMINEDNIERFININSSINHGLTLCVGSLSTNLENDMVRIINRFHKRIHFTHIRNIRYDTGHSFHEIAHADANGVLDLKKIVEAYYLNGYEGYARPDHGRMIWGEEQKPNNPGYGLYDRALGLSYINGLWDAFKTNK
- a CDS encoding chemosensory receptor, translating into MNKLNFKLFSFNYKNVIKNKMLLSITITFLIISTLLEIASFYNYYFSSNIYIDNMNDLFNKIFFFKKIFDMLMLSIIVIYLTTICFYIDKKQGRLNLELKGGISLFQTYLQRIVIITSFILTIILFLLAMQSLFTLTINDYFVETRHKVINFMYFYFLLAIMIFSITFFFIMIFNSKVVLTVVSIISCLISLSSTLSSFRYNDCINLYRYGSYTTTFQKWTSFNNELKSDKTFFDFLPNFEKIYENRGSFDKYQWAYGNYWYVMNNLTSDDKKLYGDNFINFIKDMDKLFNDNYHLFNNPDSTGFKLEDSFVYNYRKNYASYKTLNQNLIYNIINKIIGLSKNEQYSNFLNILKDYSNYFLEYLEKSPLSIAYLNQSFISRSVLDGYFDETFKNYKTSDQYDFYYFLSSIAYDIFNWQDNIRQKYEKNIKIDLSPEQSLVDGLKRNANSNPFNQLAQLQFGNYFSKNSLYYYNSLSGGVFYNTFESPTIPLEFKYFKNRDENDHPIKLDDLEEVNVSFSSYFALYFSYLSIFILIGGLSYLRYRKVALD